One genomic region from Magnetofaba australis IT-1 encodes:
- a CDS encoding polysaccharide deacetylase family protein, with product MRQPLTIVMYHYVRPIARSRYVGIKGLEKNDFLQQLDYLQRHYVMLSMVQAAACLRGDETLPSNAALLTFDDGYLDHYLHVFPHLLERGLTAAFYPPVCAARDRQVLDVNKIHYILACQPDSNLLIEQLDAAVEAARDRFDLLPLAQYVAEWKKPFGYDTAEVIYIKRMLQHVLPAALRGEIVDALFARCVSADEAAFADELYMDVAQLKTMIGAGMHVGGHGAAHDWLDRLSDDAQAADIATVRDFLGELGALDELFTFCYPYGGHNATTRRLLREAGCALAVTTEPRVAHVGEEDALTLPRLDTNAFPRQADAAFVEPKGW from the coding sequence ATGCGCCAGCCGCTCACCATCGTCATGTATCACTACGTCCGGCCCATCGCCCGCAGTCGTTACGTGGGCATTAAAGGGTTGGAGAAAAACGATTTTCTTCAGCAGTTGGACTATCTTCAGCGTCACTATGTGATGCTCTCCATGGTGCAGGCAGCGGCGTGCCTGCGCGGTGATGAGACGTTGCCGTCCAACGCCGCGCTGCTCACCTTTGACGACGGCTATCTGGACCACTATCTGCACGTTTTTCCCCATCTGCTGGAGCGCGGGCTCACTGCCGCGTTCTATCCCCCTGTCTGCGCGGCGCGGGATCGGCAGGTGCTGGACGTCAATAAAATCCACTACATTCTCGCCTGTCAGCCCGATAGCAATCTGCTCATCGAACAACTCGATGCGGCGGTGGAGGCGGCGCGGGATCGGTTTGATCTGCTCCCCTTGGCGCAGTATGTGGCGGAGTGGAAAAAGCCGTTTGGTTATGACACGGCGGAGGTGATCTACATCAAGCGCATGTTGCAGCATGTGCTGCCTGCGGCGCTGCGGGGGGAGATCGTCGATGCGCTGTTTGCGCGTTGTGTCAGCGCCGATGAGGCGGCGTTCGCCGATGAACTCTATATGGACGTCGCCCAGCTCAAAACCATGATCGGCGCCGGGATGCACGTGGGCGGTCACGGCGCGGCGCATGATTGGTTGGATCGCCTGAGCGATGACGCGCAGGCGGCGGACATTGCGACGGTGCGCGACTTTCTCGGCGAGTTGGGTGCGCTGGACGAGTTGTTTACCTTCTGCTACCCCTATGGCGGGCACAATGCCACTACGCGGCGTCTGTTGCGTGAGGCGGGGTGTGCGCTGGCGGTGACCACCGAGCCGCGCGTAGCGCACGTGGGCGAAGAGGATGCGCTGACGCTGCCGCGTTTGGACACCAATGCGTTTCCGCGCCAGGCCGATGCGGCGTTCGTCGAGCCCAAAGGGTGGTAG